The segment gcagcTGCCTTGGACGGCCAGGGCGGGCTGAGCCACAGCGAGAGGAGGAGGGATCCCCGTGGCCGTGACTCGCAGAGCCAGGCTCTCGGGGAGTCTTTGTGTGCCCTCGGTCTGTAGAGATGAGGGCACTGAGGGGGGCTGTTTGGGCTAAGGGCAAGCGGTGGGCACTGAGGTCATGGTGGTTGCTATGGCCTTTCCAgcttcagggcagccctgggaagagggCACTGCACAGCTAGGGTATCTCATCTGCATTCACGACATGTGTTGTTGGTGCTGTGTGTTTCAGGCTCAGCTCTCTcacacaaagatgtcttgctacgacctgtgcccaccaaaaacTGGCGTCGCCGTcccccagcccatcgctgagagctgcaacgagctgtgcgcccggcagtgccccgactcgtcggccttcatccagccgccccccgtcgtcgtcaccttccccggccccatcctcagctccttcccccagcaagccgtggtgggctcctccggagcacccgcctttgggggctccctggggctggggggcctctaTGGCGCCGGGGCCACGCTGGGctcagggggcctctgcacctttggcagaccctacgcttctcccgcctgcagcccttgcgccctgccccgctacagcaggaagctctgggacacctgtgggccctgctagacgcagcccagccccaggcgctggccccagcccaaacaccaacaccaccccCATGCAGGGCTGAGATGGTGGGCACGAGGCactgaccagtgctgagcagccccagccaacGCCTGGGTAGCTGACTCTGCCACACACCCTCGGCCCATTCCTGCCCCCGTTTCctgccttctgctcccctcccctcctttctcctcccagctgttgGATGGGGCAGGACGTGGACTTGAAGGGctctgtgaggctgcagggcCAAGTCCTCAGGATCTGGAATGCTGCACCAAGGGGGCATCTGGAGTGGAAAGCCATGCTCTGGAGAAGATTTCTCTGCCTCCCACAATACGTGGTAACCAGCCTCTCTGATCTTGCCCACGGTCTGCCTGACAGCCTGTCTTGCCCCTCTGGGCACAATAAAGTTTTCCTGCATCCAAGTCATGTCTCACTCCCTCATTGTGCCAAGCTTGGGAAACCCCGGGGGTAGgtgcccagcagctgtgggagggtaAATGCTGGGTTCTAGATGCCCAAGGGAGGTGAGGGTGGGAAGTgctaggagagggagggaggacgcaggcagcaggcaggggaaagaGAGCCTTGTGGTGGGacttgcaggagctggggaaagggcagagggcagggagcagggtagGTGCATTCAGTGCTCCATCACTTCATCTTCTGAGCCCAGGAGCAGCATCAACTCTACAAGgttccagtgctctgcagaagcacaggagaaTCTTCAGGCATCTGCACAGAGGAGGCTGGATGAGAGTTACTGTTTAACCTCACACCTGGGAAATGACCGTCAATATTCCAtgacataggacatcatgctcagcaacagaaagctgggggaagaagaaggaaggaggatcttgggagtgatggcatttgtctctcACGTAACCGTTGCCAGTGTGGccgccctgctgtcctggagatggctgaacacctgccgctaatgccaagtagaaaatgaattccttatttgctTGACAGGCATGCAAGGCTTTTCCTTTACTTCTTAAGCTCTCTTTATCCCGACacaccagttttctcacttttagcccTCCGATTCACTCACCCATCCCAGCAGCggaggagtgagcgagctgctctgggctctttaggtgccagctggggttaaaccacaacaatgatgaagggacagggagcagctctCTCCCGGGGAGAGTCTCAGAGTTCTGCaactgttcctcctgtctccgagGAGGACCGGGGGTTTCTTATCAATGTGCACAGATGCCTGAAGGGAAGGCATCAAGAAGATGCGTCCAGGCTCTTGTCAGAGGCgtccagtgccaggacaagaggcaatgggcaccagctgaaacacaggaggctctgccTGAAAAGCGCAAAACTCTTTtggcactgtgagggtgaccgagcgcGGGCACAGGTTGTCTCAGGAGGTTGTGGCATTTCTGTTCTTGGAGGCAAAGTTGTGtggacacagtgctgggcagccGGCTCTGGGTGACCCTGCTGAGGTGGCAGCATGACAAGATGCCCTGCAAAGGCTCCTGCCCCAGGAATCAGGcagttatttctgtcattttctgtctgtggcaGAGTTGGCCTGTGTTGggggtgagaaggggaaggagaaaaggatggggaaagcgAAGGTGAAGGATAAGAGAGTACAGCAGAAGGACAGGCgagaagatggggaaagggaagtggactgtgaaggagaataaaaagaagaagaagaagaaagaaagggaaagaagaagaagaaagaggagaggaaagggaacgggatagggaagaggaaagggaagcgtCCCCATTGCTTTCTCCCGCAGGGGCTCAGACAGAGCTGTGGAGGCACGAAGGGGGTGGAGTCACAACACGCATTGCCCCTGGGTGGCTCacagcccctggggcagtcaCACTCATGCCCAGGGAAGCTTGAGGTCTGCAAATGCccaagggcttcaggtgctgcaggcagcagatctgTCTGTTCAGGCAGGGCCCTTTGAGCTCAGCTGTGGGACCTTATGTGGACAGAGCTGCCACGGCTGTGGGGTCTCCCCAAAGGCAGCTCAGCCTGGATCTGCTGGGACAGAGAGACTGCCCTGGCCCAGATGGGCGGGGTCACATGCAGGGCGAGGGAGCCCTGCAAACCACGTGGCTCGGTGAAAcgaaaaacaaagagagaggggTTAGATGCAGGATTCTTTTATTGTAAGTGCAGCAAACAACCAGTGGAGAAAGACACataaggcacaggcaggcaggttgTCCCTGTGGGCTTCAAGAGAGCTGTTCCTTCAGGCTTCTGCCAGGCAGTGGCTGTTGGAGAGACAAGCAAGTGCCCTGTGGGTGGATGGTGGCTTCGTGCCTCTGGGGACGGGcaggagcaaggaggaggagaggcagcatggagagagaagaagggagggacaaggagaggagaagtgaGGCTGAGATGGCCCAGGGTCTCTGGGTTTTCTGGGGCTCAGTCTAGCAGGGCCCACAGttgtcccagagcttcctgctgtagcggggcagggcgcaagggctgcaggcgggagaagcgtagggtctgccaaaggtgcagaggccccctgagCCCTGCGTGGCCCCGGCACCGtagaggccccccagccccagggagcccccaaaggcgggtgctccggaggagcccaccacggcttgctgggggaaggagctgaggatggggccggggaaggtgacgacgacggggggcggctggatgaaggccgacgagtcggggcactgccgggcgcacagctcgttgcagctctcagcgatgggctgggggACGGCGATGCCGgtttttggtgggcacaggtcgtagcaagacatctttgtgtgGGTTTGGATGGTGCTCTGCAAGAGAACAGAGATAGCAAGAGTGCAGTAGAGGGGAGCGCCTGAGGTGGAGGGACTGGCTCAGGGGTCGAGGAGGAGAAGCGCTCCCGGACTTACCTTGTTCCCCAAGGAGAAGGCAGCCAGAGCAGAGGATGGgagagcctggcagaggcagagctttTATACCATCCCCGCCATTGCTCAGCACCCCGTGGGCCAATGTGCAGAGGCGACACTCCCTCCTGCCGATGACAATGGTGACAACGGCGCTGTCCAGCTACTGGCCCTCCCTGAGTCAGCATCCCCTCGCCACAGTAGCACACGATGCCTCAGagcctttcctgctctttctgctgtggcagcagcatctccctgctgggGGCTGCGCACGGCAGGAGAGGGCCGTGCTTCtgtagctcctgcctgccctgtgctctgccctgggaagacatctctgctctgtacccgcagccgggctctgctgggaggagagtcGTCCCCGAGCCCAGCGGGGCTATTCCCAccaggggcagctgcagctgagccttcagacaggactcccagctccccagcacgccgagggaagcccctgctcagccctggccacGAGCAATGGGGCTCCCAGGACATCTGTGATGGGCTGGTGGGgctcgggcagggctggcacgagCTTGTGCCGTGTGGGATCAGGAGGGGATCTGTGATCCTTGCACCATGCAGCTCAGGAGGGAAGAGCATGAGGGGTCTTTCTGCCCCAGACTGGCTGAGGTCGATGACCAACgcatgcaggcagagggaggctggctcTGTTGGACTGGCGAGTGATGCATCGTGCTGAGCAGGCAGTGCCGCAGAGGAGTGCCTTTGCTGTGCCATTTCGTAACCTCGCGCCTCTGTAGATTACAGCCACACGGCGTATGTCATGCGGTCACCGGTATGCGGGAGGCATTTGCGAGGTGCCTTCTTGGTCAATGCCAGGACCCTGACCCTCCCAGTGGCTATGCAAAGATGGCATGCATCCACCCCGAGACCAAGCCCTTGGGCAAGAGCTCTGGCACGCAGGGCGCTTGCAGTCAGCCTTTGTCACGCTGCGTGCCCTCTTACACACCGAGATAATGAAAAGACACCGGGGCTAATTTGGCCCGTGAGATGGCAGCTGGCAAGCGCCCGAGCAGGGTA is part of the Strix aluco isolate bStrAlu1 chromosome 30, bStrAlu1.hap1, whole genome shotgun sequence genome and harbors:
- the LOC141916814 gene encoding feather keratin 3-like — translated: MSCYDLCPPKTGIAVPQPIAESCNELCARQCPDSSAFIQPPPVVVTFPGPILSSFPQQAVVGSSGAPAFGGSLGLGGLYGAGATQGSGGLCTFGRPYASPACSPCALPRYSRKLWDNCGPC